The Pyxidicoccus sp. MSG2 DNA segment GCTACAGCCCGCCGGAAATCTCCGCCATCGTCCTGATGAAGATGAAGCAGACGGCGGAGGACTACCTCGGCGAGCCCGTCACCGAGGCCGTGATTACGGTCCCCGCGTACTTCAACGACAGTCAGCGCCAGGCCACCAAGGACGCGGGCCGCATCGCCGGCCTCAACGTCCTGCGCATCATCAACGAGCCCACAGCCGCGGCCCTGGCCTACGGCCTGGACAAGGTGAAGGACGGCGGCACCGAGCGCATCGCCGTCTACGACCTCGGCGGCGGCACGTTCGATATCTCCATCCTGGAGCTCAACGCCGGCGTGTTCGAGGTGAAGAGCACCAACGGCGACACGTTCCTCGGCGGCGAGGACTTCGACCAGCGCCTCATCGACTACCTCGCCAAGCGCTTTGCCGAGCAGAACAACGGGTTGGACCTGCGCAGAGACCGCATGGCCCTGCAGCGCCTCAAGGAGGCCGCCGAGCGCGCCAAGCACGAGCTGTCCAGCGCGCCGGAGACGGAGGTCAACCTCCCCTTCATCACCGCCGACGCCAGTGGCCCCAAGCACCTCACCGAGACGGTGGACCGCGCCACCTTCGAGGCGTTGGTGGCGGACCTCATCGACCGCACGATTGATCCGTGCCGCATCGCCCTCAAGGACGCGGGCGTGACGGCGCAGCACATCAACCAGGTGCTGCTGGTGGGCGGCATGACGCGCATGCCGCGCGTGCAGCAGAAGGTGAAGGAGTTCTTCGGCAAGGAGCCGCACAAGGGCATCAACCCGGATGAGGTCGTGGCCGTGGGCGCGGCCATCCAGGGCGGTGTGCTCAAGGGCGAAGTGAAGGACGTCCTCCTGCTGGACGTGACGCCCCTGTCGCTGGGCGTCGAGACGGCGGGTGGCGTCTTCACGAAAATCATCGACAAGAACACCACCATCCCCTGCAAGAAGAGCCAGGTGTTCTCCACCGCGGTGGACAACCAGCCGCTGGTGAGCGTGCACG contains these protein-coding regions:
- the dnaK gene encoding molecular chaperone DnaK, whose product is MGKVIGIDLGTTNSCVSVMEGGEPVVIPNSEGSRTTPSMVGFTDSGERLVGQIAKRQAITNPENTVFAVKRLIGRKFDSPEAKKAISVSSFRVAPSPNGDAWVEIRQKGYSPPEISAIVLMKMKQTAEDYLGEPVTEAVITVPAYFNDSQRQATKDAGRIAGLNVLRIINEPTAAALAYGLDKVKDGGTERIAVYDLGGGTFDISILELNAGVFEVKSTNGDTFLGGEDFDQRLIDYLAKRFAEQNNGLDLRRDRMALQRLKEAAERAKHELSSAPETEVNLPFITADASGPKHLTETVDRATFEALVADLIDRTIDPCRIALKDAGVTAQHINQVLLVGGMTRMPRVQQKVKEFFGKEPHKGINPDEVVAVGAAIQGGVLKGEVKDVLLLDVTPLSLGVETAGGVFTKIIDKNTTIPCKKSQVFSTAVDNQPLVSVHVLQGEREMAADNKTLARFELVGIPPAPRGVPQIEVSFDIDANGIVHVGAKDLGTGKVQQVRVVSNSGLSEAEIQGMITDAQSHAADDKKKKELAELRNNADGLIYTTEKSLEEYASLLSEKDRDEIKADLERLKGLLNTSDPVALKDAFQRLEGSAYRIADAIYTGQAS